In Phaseolus vulgaris cultivar G19833 chromosome 7, P. vulgaris v2.0, whole genome shotgun sequence, the genomic stretch TCCATGCTATTATGTTAAACTTAACTCCATTCCTAACACAAGAAACATACACACTGTTGTATTAGCACAACAAATAATACATATTACATCTGAATAGGATAAGATATAAGATAGAATATATAGAATATAATTAGAATAAGATATGATATTCATAAATTGGTACCAACCAACTAGTCTACATAGGAAGTGTTTATCAATAAAacaaggcagtttcttcctgaatacatatttttttcctgcaccccacTAATATTATATAAACACTAAATTatcctttttatgttttaaaatttaaaaaatgtgtcTGACAGAATGTATACTTAAAAAGCTCTTCTTGCGCAGTCACCATCATCTTTTTCTTGCGCAGCCGCAACTAACGCAGACTCCATTATCTCTCACATTGCCTTTCAATCTCACATATGTCTTTGGTAATTTAGAGTGGTCTTTCCAACTTATGACTTCagtaaaaaaatttgtttccaGATCTCTATATTATTTTCTCTTCCGAATTTTTCTTTCCACACTTCATCTTTATTATTCTAAACAATGCAATTCGATACTTTTAGGAAAGAGAGAATTCGTAAACGTTTTTTCATATCCAAAATTATGGATTCCATTATAATTTTGGATTAAGAAGGGATAAATATAACAATTactttatcaaaataatttttactcaACTTTAAATATAGACGGTGGGATTAAGAAGGGGAGACTTTAACACTGCATATATATCCGCATTGTTTgtaatttagtttaatttaaatGATGTTATTAAACAAAAATGGTGAAAACTAGGGGAAGAGGTTCACAAGATGTACATCCCACAACCTCTCTTAAAAGCACAACATGTTAAAGAAGATAAATAATATGTTGAACATGATGATGCACAACATGTTGAACCCTGTTACTTGTAGTGTTGTCTAAGTGCATCATGACCTTATTCGTCCAAGCCTTAACAAACTTTTCTTTATGTGGATTTAGCTAAGTATTAATCACATATTTAGTAAATACAgatcatggtgaataaacaacATTAAATGCCTCCACACGATGTCCATAGGACTTTACATTTCTAACTAAACatactttaaaaacttaactttaTCTCATCTGTAGTAAACACATTTGTACATTCATATCCCTTCAATATATTGTCTATTGATTTGTTAGATAATGACTTCTCAATATCATCATCATGTTGACCATCCTACACATCAATCCCATCATATAGTTATTTTCAAATTCTTCACTATTGTCCATGTttctacaaattaaaaaaatgaaattaaatcaTTGCATTCTGATCCATAAATCCATAAGTCAAACAATTCATCCGGATCCagcaatccataattcaaaaaaaccAGGAACCAgaaatccgtaattcaaaatatgcattccagatccagaaatcaataattcaaattatgtattccggattcagaaatccataatacaAAAAACACATTCCgaatccaccaatccgtaacacACATTAAGCTTCCAGATTCAGCAATCCGAAAATCAACAATATATGAAAACTTTGCTTTCAGAACACCCCTtatccaaaaaataaaaaattaatcaattctacattgatgaatccgtaacaCATTACCGAATCTTGATTTCCAGTAACCATGAAATCTCCACAACCACCAATGCTCCTAAAACAAACTTAATTTTTACCTCTAGAACCCAAACAACACTTCGACAACGTACCTTGATCCGAACAACTACCAAGACCCTCCACCAGTGGTTGATATtcaatgaagaagatgaacagtggcAAAGAAAATCCAACATGGTGCCTCTTTTCCAATAATAGGTCAAGGTCAGTTTtgagatttttaaaattatgggtgcaggaagaaaaatgtagggtgCTGGAAGAAGAAGCCATTAAATAATTATTCGGTGGGCTTTGATTCCTTTTGCAGTCCATGGACCATAATGAATGGGCCGAATAGTGTAAATTCGAACACATACATAGTTTTGGAAGTAGTTGTTGAATGATCAAATAGTCTCTCTTTCCAAACAAACCTCGCTTCTATTGGGAATTGTGGTGTTGAATCAACTGTTCTTGGTTGTTCCGTACTCAACATGGTAGGATTATCTTTGATTCTCTCATTCTTTCCATTTCTGTGATCAATTCTGTGTTTTCTTctaattttatacaaaattgaATTTGCGATACCCCAGGTTTGCTTGGCTTGTTTGTTGCCCCTCTTTCTGGTTCCGATAGTTAATATTCTCCCTATTCTCTTCCATATTATCATGGTAAGTACATGTTTTTATTACTTTACATGAAATTATGGTGATTAATGAAATTTATGGTTATACGAGATGTTTGAGTGGTTGTTGATCTGTAATTCTGTTTTCAGGGAAAGATCTATCGGGTTTTTGGTTGGGAGTACAGGAAACCAGAGAGGGTTCCTCCTGCATGTCCATACAAGCCTCCAACTACTGGTGTTAGTAAAGTAAGTGAATGTCTAATGTTAATTGTTTAATTTCTATGCATTGGATGGAGATAGGTAGAGGTAGTGGTTTCAAATTTTTCACTGACATACTAACATAAATAATTAGCATTTGCatctaaaaaaattagaaatcatGATCTCTATGACTTTGAAATAGTTATTGTCCTATTAAAAATGACAAGACTTTTGTCAGTGACAATTAGAAATCATGATATGTATGACATTGAAATAGTTATTATGGAATTAAACAAACTGTTTATGCGGGTAACAATGACAAGATTTTTCAGTGGCTCAATTTGGAGGTTTGGAAAGGAGATTTTGTTGTTAATGGTAGGGTGGAGTAATGTATGTATGATTTCATCCTGAACAACAACGATACTTATTGTCTTTTAGTATGTAGGAATTAGGAAATAATCAATGCGATTCTGGGTTTTGAATTCCTCATTGGCCATGTGTGGGACTGATGCCACACTTTATAACCTGAAAGGATTGGGGAATGTGATtgtaaagaaaagaaagatgGAATTCAACAGAATTTAATTGATTTAAGACATTTTATGTCCTTATTAATCATCATGGTTGAAAAAAATACCCTTTAATTTAGCTTCATCTAAAGACAAATCTACTAAACGGTTTGTTTgtttaaagagaaaatatttgaCTTTCCAACCTCTAAAAACAATCACGTTATCTACTCCTCCATGTCCGAGGAGTGTTGGAGTCACGaaagacattttttaaattccaCACTTTAGCAGGATAACGGTCACATGTCCTATGCGTGTCAGTATCAGACGTGGGACTTTGAAGAGCCGTAACCATGCTTCATATAGCTGTTGTAGAAGTATTACTGGGACATAATGTTCTGGAATAGAATTCGAGAAAGAGAATCAATCTTTGTATTATGATATCAAGATAATCCCTCTAAGCTATTTTAGTTGCATTTGCATATTATAGTTTTGTACAGTTTCCACAATGAGAGTTTGCGACTGAACTATCAAGGTAATCTCTTAGCTATTTTAGTTGCACTTGCACATGATCATCATGTACCAGTTTCCACAATGGGATCTTGGTACTATGCGCTATAGGATAATGCGGAGATCTGGTtccaaattttctttttcttggcgaTTTGTTCTGAAATCTGTCCGCCAATGGGATTTAGAACTTGAATTCTGTAAAATTTGAATATTGATGCCTTCATTTATCATTCTGATCCAGTTCCAAGTGAAAATTGATGTGTCAGAGTCAAAGAAGTTGAACATTGTGCCTAAAAGAGTTGGGAAAGAGGAAAACCTAATCCTTATAAATGAATAGGGTGATTGATGTGGAATTCCTTGATTAACTCTAGACTTTTGTGGCCAGGTCTCCTGTTATGTTACAAATTTGAATGAAAAAAGAGTTGGTTGTATTATTTTCAACTTTATCATATTTGGTACTACTTAATTTGTTTTGACGGATAATGAAGTATAATTGGTCAAATCAATGAGACTTGAGTTTAGTGATGTCTATTCTACTATCTTTTATCTTATGTTACATGATTGCTGGGGGTTAGTCACTTGCAAAGACTACTATTATGTCAGGAACAATTTTAGGGCGATGTTCAATTGTGTGTTCTTCAGTATAATATTTGGCTTACCTGACAAGGGTTTTTGTTATCAATGATGATATGGATCTCCCAATTGAGAAAAATCTATTCTGTTGtcaattatttgtttttctcaAACATGCAATATTGTAACGGTTAGTTAGGCTTTAGGCACCCCCTACCAAGTAGTGACCCTTCAGTTGTGCTTCTTGTAAGTTGGTGCCCTTATGACATGATAGAttctgtttttttctttttagtttgtGCCTGCCTCGTGCATAATGCTTGTGTTGATATGTTTGTGCATgcttataattttgttttgatgatTTAGCATATGAAGCTTCCATGAACTCAAATGTGAACTGACATTACAAAATTGTTATGTTATTAGCAGGCTGAGGCAGATGTTGAACCTATTTCAGCAGATCCTGTTAAACCTGGAACTGTAGATGTCAAAAAGGATTAATCTGGGTAGCACATTCTGTAAGGTTTGTCAAGATTAAAAAGTACGATAACATCTCATGGTTCATGTCTGTAACTTTTATCAAATATCTTGTCTTGTCATGATGtgtgaaaatataaatatataaaaaatgtttggTTGTAAGTTTATGTtacttaattttaaagaaaaagtaaGTTTCACtgaaagtaaaagaaaatgtaATTTATGGATGACTTTAAGAATCTCAAATTTAACTTCAATTTGTCAAAATATAGTAATCGGATTTTGATCTAATAATTTCGAGATGTTATGCGCAATTATTTGTAGATAGTAAGTGTATGAATACGTGAAATTTGACTGCAACTAACTCAACTCAACTTGCTGAAACAAAAACGAGTCATGATCAATGGTAAATTACGTATTAATATATGTTAGAGCATTTAAATCCATGTGTATTGAGAAATTTAAGAGGAATTATTGTGAGGATTTTTGTTCGAAGATTCTCACTTATAGTTTAgtcattaaatttaattatgtttacGATTTAACAAAATTCATTGATTGTGTTGCCACATAAACAAAAAGGCCAAGTAGCTTAGGTCAccaaagaaacaaaaatgtttAGCCACTGTATATGGactatttcatttcattttaacATACATAATCCATCAAGCAATTAAAGTTTTATGCAATTTTGTAAAAGAAATGTCTATTTGTTCAACCTATTAAGGTTATATCCCTTCATGAGATATTTTTTACACTCCTACTAAATTTAATAATCATGCTCGTTAATATAAAGCTTTTATCCTATCAATTATTTggcttttaaaataatatatatgtatactcCTGTTTGAAGGGTTGGTTGAGCTCCCATGACATATAATGTCTTAATAAGAGTATTCCTAATTGTCATAATCATAAAGAACTTAATAAAAATGGATTACTGGTAAGAAGTATGGTATACAAGTTCTTCAAAAAAAAATGGAAGCGTAAAACTTATTACCATCTTAGAAGGGGTCTAATAATATGAATCATACAAGGAAAGTgttcagagagagagagagagatttaaagagaacattttttaaatagaattcTAAGAGTATACACAATTTCtcttttataaaagaattttaCAAACACTCTTATCAAACCTTATCTTAAAAAATTACAAGGATTCttttattatgataatattaGAATccttttgtaaaataatatttggtAAGAGTATTAGTAAATTCCATCAATAAACAGTTTTCATGCTTTCCTTTCACTCCCTCGCTTCTCGTCTCCGTAGACTTCAAGCTCGGATGGTACTTGCAAAAGACACTTCGACGCTTAAGTGAGTTTTTGGTATTTGACACTCGGTGCTATTAGTACTGAATGATGACGTACCTATTTCTTAAAATTTGTgcttatttatatgattatcatgCTTGATTACGATTTAGTTTTGTTATTCTTCTaataaatttaatgattttgcTCATGTCGGTCGGCTGCGACCGGATGGTGGGACTCCCACCTTGTCCGTCCCCGACCGGTACATGAACACTTTtaatctttgtttttcttttgctgtAAAAACATAGATACTATTAAAAGAGTTGTttgattcaaaagaaaaataagtaaaaagaaTAGACCATGATAAACATTATGATGgtagagaaaagagagaaatatata encodes the following:
- the LOC137828795 gene encoding uncharacterized protein isoform X2, producing the protein MVCLACLLPLFLVPIVNILPILFHIIMGKIYRVFGWEYRKPERVPPACPYKPPTTGVSKAEADVEPISADPVKPGTVDVKKD
- the LOC137828795 gene encoding uncharacterized protein isoform X1, with protein sequence MVCLACLLPLFLVPIVNILPILFHIIMGKIYRVFGWEYRKPERVPPACPYKPPTTGVSKQAEADVEPISADPVKPGTVDVKKD